A window of Planctomycetota bacterium contains these coding sequences:
- a CDS encoding VacB/RNase II family 3'-5' exoribonuclease — MPRPGKPHRSGAGRRPEEVEGVFRRAHAGHGFVRQTAVDGGVPPDVHVPAHASRDAATGDTVRVRILRSREAGRPGPSGEVVAVLRRRTTRFVGSYFEAAGGGWVRIDGTAFARPVAVGDPGAKGVRVDDKVVVEMVRFPTALRDGEGVVVEVLGAAGAPGVDTLAVIHEFGLPGPFPEPALDVARAAAAAWEGAVPADRRDLTDTVTVTIDPVDARDFDDAISLERGDRGHWLLGVHIADVAHFVPEGSALDQEARRRGTSVYLPDRVIPMLPELVSNNLASLQPDRVRFTRTCWIEFTADGLPVHTSVERSAIRSRRRFTYEEVDLFLADPATRAVEMAPAVRDLLGRMRDLARLLRGRREARGSLELVMPEVKIDLDRDGRVRGAHVVAHTESHRIIEEFMLAANEAVAERLHAARCGFLRRVHRAPDLRKLRQLTEFVSELGFEVDTLESRFELQRLLGLTRGRPEEHAVHYAVLRSLSRAVYGPQDEGHYALASDCYCHFTSPIRRYPDLQVHRALDRLARGRKTPFDGLDLLGDECSQLERRAEAAERELVKLKLLAAMAGKIGTELDAVVTGVEPFGLFVQGLELPAEGLLPAAALPDDVYRFDRAAHTLAGRRPGNAFRLGDRIRVAVARVDLDRRELEWRHAGAAAGGRRRPPPGRRPQSAGRSRSHPGRGRRPPRRRER, encoded by the coding sequence ATGCCGCGGCCGGGGAAACCGCACCGCTCCGGCGCCGGGCGTCGCCCCGAAGAGGTCGAGGGGGTGTTTCGCCGCGCCCACGCCGGCCACGGCTTCGTGCGCCAGACGGCGGTGGACGGCGGCGTTCCCCCCGACGTCCACGTGCCGGCCCACGCCAGCCGCGACGCCGCCACCGGCGACACGGTGCGGGTGCGGATCCTGCGCAGCCGCGAGGCCGGCCGACCGGGGCCGTCGGGGGAGGTCGTCGCCGTCCTCCGGCGGCGGACGACGCGCTTCGTCGGCAGCTACTTCGAGGCCGCCGGCGGCGGCTGGGTGCGGATCGACGGCACGGCGTTCGCGCGGCCGGTCGCCGTCGGCGATCCGGGTGCGAAGGGGGTGCGGGTCGACGACAAGGTCGTCGTCGAGATGGTCCGCTTCCCGACGGCGCTTCGCGACGGGGAGGGGGTGGTGGTCGAGGTCCTCGGCGCGGCCGGCGCCCCGGGGGTCGACACGCTCGCGGTGATCCACGAATTCGGCTTGCCGGGGCCGTTTCCCGAGCCCGCCCTCGACGTCGCCCGCGCTGCCGCGGCGGCCTGGGAGGGCGCCGTTCCCGCCGACCGCCGCGACCTCACCGACACGGTCACGGTGACCATCGATCCGGTCGATGCCCGCGACTTCGACGACGCGATCTCGCTCGAGCGCGGCGACCGCGGCCACTGGCTGCTCGGCGTCCACATCGCCGACGTCGCCCATTTCGTCCCCGAGGGTTCGGCGCTCGACCAGGAGGCGCGGAGACGCGGCACGAGCGTCTACCTCCCCGACCGCGTGATCCCGATGCTCCCCGAACTGGTGAGCAACAACCTCGCCAGCCTCCAGCCGGACCGCGTCCGCTTCACGCGCACCTGCTGGATCGAGTTCACGGCCGACGGCCTCCCCGTGCACACCTCCGTCGAGCGCTCGGCGATCCGCAGCCGGCGGCGCTTCACCTACGAGGAGGTCGACCTGTTCCTCGCCGACCCGGCGACGCGGGCGGTGGAGATGGCACCGGCGGTCCGCGACCTGCTCGGGCGGATGCGCGACCTGGCGCGCCTCCTGCGCGGCCGCCGCGAGGCGCGGGGCAGCCTGGAGCTGGTGATGCCCGAGGTGAAGATCGACCTCGACCGCGACGGCCGCGTGCGCGGGGCGCACGTCGTCGCCCACACCGAGAGCCACCGGATCATCGAGGAGTTCATGCTCGCCGCCAACGAGGCGGTCGCGGAGCGGCTCCACGCGGCGCGGTGCGGCTTCCTCCGCCGCGTCCACCGGGCTCCCGATCTGCGCAAGCTGCGGCAGCTCACCGAGTTCGTCTCGGAGCTGGGCTTCGAGGTCGACACGCTCGAGAGCCGGTTCGAATTGCAGCGGCTCCTCGGCCTGACGCGCGGCCGACCGGAGGAGCACGCGGTCCACTACGCCGTGCTGCGGAGCCTGTCGCGCGCCGTCTACGGCCCGCAGGACGAGGGGCATTACGCGCTGGCCAGCGACTGCTACTGCCACTTCACCTCGCCGATCCGCCGCTACCCCGATCTCCAGGTGCACCGCGCCCTCGACCGCCTCGCCCGGGGACGGAAGACGCCGTTCGACGGCCTCGATCTGCTCGGCGACGAGTGCTCGCAACTCGAACGCCGCGCGGAGGCGGCGGAACGCGAGCTGGTCAAGCTCAAGCTCCTCGCCGCGATGGCCGGGAAGATCGGCACCGAGCTCGACGCCGTCGTGACCGGCGTCGAGCCGTTCGGCCTGTTCGTCCAGGGGCTCGAGTTGCCCGCCGAGGGGCTGCTCCCGGCCGCGGCCCTGCCCGACGACGTCTACCGCTTCGACCGCGCCGCCCACACGCTCGCCGGCCGCCGCCCGGGGAATGCGTTCCGCCTCGGCGACCGGATCCGCGTCGCCGTGGCACGCGTCGATCTGGACCGCCGCGAACTGGAATGGCGCCACGCCGGCGCCGCGGCGGGGGGCCGGCGCCGGCCGCCGCCGGGGCGCCGGCCGCAGTCCGCGGGGCGATCGCGATCGCACCCGGGGCGCGGGCGCCGCCCGCCGCGCCGCCGGGAGCGGTGA
- the gcvT gene encoding glycine cleavage system aminomethyltransferase GcvT — MTTALLRTPLHDWHQTHGGRMVDFAGWAMPVQYASIVDEHLAVRRAAGMFDVSHMGRLTVAGPGAAAWLEEQLTRRVAGMARGRVRYTLVAAEDAAGTRILDDALVVHGPVVPGDAAADTWGLVVNAGNRQRVVEWLRSRLPVAGVRLVERTAETAMIAVQGPAAVGIVASLAPAADRPRLEALGGYTSTVTTLAGVPAAASRTGYTGEDGFEVVVDATAAQPVWEALLGAGAAAGLVPCGLGARDTLRLEAGMPLYGHELVEDSDPFAIGLGLAVDLEGRRFPGSETFRAAAGRPPAQVRVGIVFEGRRAAREGSLVTAGGAACGRVTSGSYVPSLGRAVAMALVDARHASPGTAVDVVVRDSGQPGTVVALPFYRRPRPAAG; from the coding sequence GTGACCACCGCATTGCTCCGCACGCCGCTCCACGACTGGCATCAGACGCACGGTGGCCGGATGGTCGATTTCGCCGGGTGGGCGATGCCGGTCCAGTACGCCTCGATCGTCGACGAGCACCTCGCCGTCCGCCGCGCCGCGGGCATGTTCGACGTCTCGCACATGGGGCGGCTGACGGTCGCCGGGCCGGGTGCGGCGGCATGGCTCGAGGAGCAGCTCACCCGGCGCGTGGCGGGGATGGCCCGGGGTCGGGTCCGCTACACGCTCGTCGCCGCCGAGGACGCCGCCGGCACCCGGATCCTCGACGACGCGCTGGTGGTCCACGGGCCGGTCGTGCCCGGTGACGCCGCCGCCGACACCTGGGGGCTGGTCGTCAACGCCGGCAACCGGCAGCGCGTGGTGGAGTGGCTGCGGTCGCGGCTCCCCGTCGCGGGCGTGCGCCTCGTCGAGCGCACGGCAGAGACGGCGATGATCGCGGTCCAGGGACCGGCCGCGGTCGGCATCGTCGCCTCCCTCGCCCCCGCGGCCGACCGGCCGCGGCTCGAGGCCCTCGGCGGCTACACCTCGACCGTGACGACGCTCGCCGGTGTCCCCGCCGCGGCCAGCCGCACCGGCTACACCGGCGAGGACGGTTTCGAGGTCGTGGTCGACGCGACGGCGGCCCAGCCCGTCTGGGAAGCGCTGCTCGGCGCCGGCGCCGCGGCGGGGCTCGTCCCCTGCGGCTTGGGGGCGCGCGACACGCTGCGGCTCGAGGCCGGCATGCCGCTGTATGGTCACGAGCTCGTCGAGGACAGCGACCCGTTCGCCATCGGTCTGGGCCTCGCCGTCGATCTCGAGGGGCGACGGTTTCCCGGCTCCGAGACGTTCCGGGCCGCGGCTGGCCGCCCGCCCGCCCAGGTCCGTGTCGGGATCGTCTTCGAGGGGCGCCGGGCGGCGCGCGAGGGGAGCCTCGTCACCGCGGGAGGCGCGGCGTGCGGTCGGGTGACCAGCGGCAGCTACGTGCCGTCGCTCGGCCGGGCGGTCGCGATGGCCCTCGTCGACGCCCGCCACGCCTCTCCCGGCACGGCCGTCGACGTCGTCGTCCGCGACAGCGGCCAACCGGGCACGGTGGTGGCGCTCCCCTTCTACCGTCGGCCGCGCCCGGCCGCCGGCTGA
- the gcvH gene encoding glycine cleavage system protein GcvH translates to MSAPLRFAKSHEWIRPEADGTATVGISKYAVEALTDLVFMQLPKVGTRVEAGQSFGEIESVKAVSDLYAPVSGEVVAVNSTLPDRLDTLGSDPYGEGWIVRIRPDDARAHEALLDQTAYDALIAANPH, encoded by the coding sequence ATGTCCGCCCCCCTGCGCTTCGCGAAGTCGCATGAATGGATCCGCCCCGAGGCCGACGGGACGGCGACGGTGGGGATCTCGAAGTACGCCGTCGAGGCCCTCACCGATCTGGTGTTCATGCAACTGCCGAAGGTGGGCACACGCGTCGAGGCGGGTCAGTCGTTCGGTGAGATCGAGAGCGTGAAGGCGGTCAGCGACCTGTATGCCCCGGTGTCGGGTGAAGTGGTCGCCGTGAATTCCACGCTCCCCGACCGGCTCGACACCCTCGGCAGCGATCCCTATGGCGAGGGCTGGATCGTGCGCATCCGGCCCGACGATGCCCGGGCCCATGAAGCGCTGCTCGACCAGACGGCCTACGACGCCCTCATCGCCGCGAACCCCCATTGA
- a CDS encoding FHA domain-containing protein produces the protein MITKLIVANGKSAGRAILIKRNTLLIGRAEECDVRPLSEDVSRRHCAVHVGPADVWVEDLGSRNGTFVNGEKISGKVKVASGDLLRVGALEVRISCTEPAVAAESDQDVSRWLMADDSPAGMYDTTRSLKPEPSAESDASSIHHVASAAEPSTDGTGSMVSGIAGGGGTSAGAASTGIGSGSATVAGGSRGDSSRVGSTVGIDALRDSKGKPAGLPANSKKAAENSRDAAAEALKKFFNNR, from the coding sequence ATGATCACGAAATTGATCGTGGCCAACGGAAAAAGCGCCGGCCGAGCCATTCTCATCAAACGCAACACTCTGCTCATCGGGCGCGCGGAGGAGTGCGACGTCCGACCGCTGAGCGAGGATGTCAGCCGGCGGCACTGCGCCGTTCACGTCGGCCCGGCCGATGTCTGGGTCGAGGACCTGGGAAGCCGAAACGGCACGTTCGTCAACGGCGAGAAGATCAGCGGCAAGGTCAAGGTCGCCTCGGGCGATCTGCTCCGGGTCGGTGCCCTCGAGGTCCGGATCTCGTGCACCGAACCGGCAGTCGCGGCCGAGTCGGATCAGGACGTGTCGCGGTGGTTGATGGCCGACGACTCCCCGGCCGGCATGTACGACACGACGCGGTCGCTGAAGCCCGAGCCATCCGCCGAGAGCGACGCCAGCAGCATCCATCACGTGGCGTCCGCCGCGGAACCGTCCACCGACGGCACCGGGTCGATGGTGTCGGGAATTGCCGGGGGCGGCGGCACGTCGGCCGGCGCGGCGTCGACGGGGATCGGCTCGGGTAGTGCGACCGTCGCCGGCGGCAGCCGGGGCGATTCGTCCCGTGTCGGCTCGACGGTGGGGATCGACGCGCTCCGCGACAGCAAGGGGAAGCCGGCCGGCCTTCCCGCCAATTCCAAGAAAGCGGCCGAGAACTCGCGTGACGCGGCCGCCGAGGCGTTGAAGAAGTTCTTCAACAATCGCTGA
- a CDS encoding tetratricopeptide repeat protein, with amino-acid sequence MPMLSVAVCRWARFGGMVFLACAAGCGGLGRNDNAEGVRLYQQGNYLGAVTHFQQALHRQPGSPDCFYNLGATYHQQAKVFGRPEDVRTAEQYYNLCLSRAPDHPACNRGLAVLLVETGRSDRAVGLLDGWARRRPTDPDPQIELARLCQEHGDLREAETHLVDALAIAPGNPRALVALGQLREATGDTTLALANYSRALAADGGQPVVAARVAALSPAPPVTRVAALPPAGGFPPPQPSPPPQAWGPGGPLPFTGTPPAR; translated from the coding sequence ATGCCCATGCTGTCGGTCGCCGTGTGCCGGTGGGCCCGCTTCGGCGGCATGGTCTTCCTCGCCTGCGCCGCCGGCTGTGGCGGACTCGGCCGAAACGACAATGCCGAGGGGGTGAGGCTCTACCAGCAGGGCAACTACCTCGGCGCCGTCACCCACTTCCAGCAAGCGCTCCACCGGCAGCCCGGTAGCCCCGACTGCTTTTACAACCTCGGGGCGACCTACCACCAACAGGCCAAGGTCTTCGGCCGTCCAGAGGACGTGCGCACGGCAGAGCAGTACTACAACCTCTGCCTGTCGCGGGCCCCCGACCACCCCGCCTGCAACCGCGGTCTCGCCGTCCTCCTCGTCGAGACCGGTCGCAGCGACCGGGCGGTCGGCCTCCTCGACGGGTGGGCCCGGCGTCGCCCCACCGATCCCGATCCGCAGATCGAGTTGGCCAGGCTCTGCCAGGAGCACGGTGACCTGCGCGAAGCCGAGACCCACCTCGTCGACGCGCTGGCGATCGCCCCGGGCAACCCCCGGGCCCTGGTGGCGCTGGGGCAGTTGCGGGAGGCCACCGGCGACACGACGCTCGCCCTGGCCAATTACTCCCGCGCGCTGGCCGCCGACGGTGGCCAGCCGGTGGTCGCCGCGCGGGTCGCGGCCCTGTCGCCCGCACCCCCGGTGACCCGCGTCGCCGCACTGCCTCCGGCAGGCGGGTTTCCTCCACCTCAGCCATCGCCTCCGCCGCAGGCCTGGGGACCGGGAGGACCGCTGCCCTTCACCGGGACGCCTCCGGCCCGTTGA
- the serC gene encoding 3-phosphoserine/phosphohydroxythreonine transaminase, whose translation MTEAKRTTFADRLFNFSPGPAVLPVEVIERIQAELPTLPGVGSSILEISHRSPAFDRILEETVAELRGLLGVGSDHEILFLQGGASLQFSMIPMNLLRGTGRSADFLLTGTWGATAIKEARKEGAVHVAWDGAATRYDRLPAVADVRLSDAPAYVYMTSNETIQGVQWQTDPDFGPAPLVCDASSDFLSRPVAIDRYGLFYACAQKNAGIAGVTVVVIRRDLLERCPDGLPTMLDYRTHATNGSRANTPPVFAIYVLGLVCNWVRERMGGLPGMARHNAAKAKLLYDVLDASDGFYAGHARADCRSTMNVTFRLPGEELEKEFVAGAARRGLVDLKGHRSVGGIRASIYNAMPMAGVEALRDYMIEFQSARQATAAAGRS comes from the coding sequence GTGACCGAAGCGAAGCGGACGACGTTCGCCGACCGGCTCTTCAATTTCTCCCCCGGTCCGGCCGTCCTTCCCGTCGAGGTCATCGAACGGATCCAGGCCGAGCTCCCGACCCTGCCGGGCGTGGGGAGTTCGATCCTCGAGATCAGCCACCGCAGTCCGGCATTCGACAGGATCCTCGAGGAGACGGTCGCCGAGCTGCGCGGTCTGCTGGGCGTGGGGAGCGATCATGAGATCCTCTTTCTGCAGGGGGGCGCGAGCCTGCAGTTCTCGATGATCCCGATGAACCTGCTGCGGGGCACCGGCCGGTCGGCCGATTTCCTCCTCACGGGCACGTGGGGGGCGACGGCGATCAAGGAGGCGCGCAAGGAAGGGGCCGTGCACGTCGCCTGGGACGGCGCGGCGACGCGCTACGATCGGCTCCCGGCCGTGGCCGACGTGCGGCTCTCCGATGCACCGGCCTACGTCTACATGACCAGTAACGAGACCATCCAGGGGGTGCAGTGGCAGACCGATCCCGATTTCGGACCGGCTCCGCTCGTCTGCGATGCGTCGAGTGACTTCCTCTCGCGCCCCGTGGCCATCGACCGCTACGGTCTGTTCTACGCGTGCGCCCAGAAGAACGCCGGCATCGCCGGAGTGACCGTCGTGGTGATCCGCCGGGACCTCCTCGAGCGGTGCCCCGACGGGCTGCCGACGATGCTCGACTACCGGACGCACGCCACCAATGGATCGCGGGCCAACACGCCGCCGGTGTTCGCGATCTACGTGCTCGGCCTGGTGTGCAACTGGGTCCGCGAGCGGATGGGGGGGCTCCCCGGGATGGCTCGGCACAATGCCGCCAAGGCCAAACTGCTCTACGACGTCCTCGACGCCTCCGACGGCTTCTATGCGGGCCACGCCCGTGCCGACTGCCGTTCGACGATGAACGTCACGTTCCGGCTTCCCGGCGAGGAACTCGAGAAGGAATTCGTCGCCGGGGCCGCCCGCCGTGGGCTGGTCGATCTCAAGGGCCACCGATCGGTGGGCGGGATCCGCGCCAGCATCTACAACGCGATGCCCATGGCGGGGGTCGAAGCGCTGCGCGACTACATGATCGAGTTCCAGTCGGCCCGCCAGGCCACCGCGGCCGCAGGCCGCTCCTGA
- a CDS encoding phosphoglycerate dehydrogenase — protein sequence MPSIIVLDTLSRDGLALLDAAAASGITYEVRTGLSGAALREALAAHDGAICRSGVKVTADALAGNQRLRAIVRAGVGTDNIDKEAATRQGIVVMNTPAGNTISTAEHTFALILALSRNVAAADASLRGHAWDRNRFMGVQLAGKTLGIVGLGRIGQAVARRAAAFEMKVVGYDPFLTPERAAELGIELVDTVRGMLPMVDYLTVHTPLTDETRHLVGTDSLPLLKRGVRLVNCARGGIYDEAALVEGLRQGIIGGVALDVFEKEPCTDSPLFGMPGVLVTPHLGASTEEAQSQVAVEGVGLLVDYLTSGTIRHSVNAAAIDAAQLEGVRGFVDLAWRLGLLLSQIDAPAPRSCSIAYRGEIAGRNTRLVTSAFAAGLLESAIEDVNIVNAEMLLRERGIDLVEQSRSDPGAFSSVVAVDLVSGNRVHRAAGTLFGHSMPRLVQLEGHRLEAYLDGILLVFTHQDVPGIIGRVGTIFGGLGVNIAQMTVGRAAPGGDAIGVLNLDSAPSAEALAAVAECPGIKSARVVTLPPAGRLPGWLVGAGNAQARK from the coding sequence ATGCCCTCCATCATCGTGCTCGACACCCTCAGCCGCGACGGCCTCGCCCTGCTCGACGCCGCCGCCGCGTCGGGGATCACCTACGAGGTCCGCACCGGGCTGTCGGGGGCGGCGCTGCGGGAGGCCCTCGCCGCCCACGACGGCGCCATTTGCCGCAGCGGGGTGAAAGTCACCGCCGACGCGTTGGCCGGCAATCAGCGGCTCCGCGCGATCGTCCGCGCCGGAGTCGGCACCGACAACATCGACAAGGAGGCGGCCACGCGGCAGGGCATCGTCGTGATGAACACGCCGGCGGGCAACACGATCAGCACCGCCGAGCACACGTTCGCCCTGATCCTCGCACTGTCGCGCAACGTCGCCGCCGCCGACGCCAGCCTCCGGGGCCATGCCTGGGATCGGAACCGGTTCATGGGGGTCCAGCTGGCCGGCAAGACGCTGGGGATCGTCGGCCTTGGGCGGATCGGCCAGGCGGTCGCACGGCGCGCCGCGGCCTTCGAGATGAAGGTCGTCGGCTACGATCCGTTCCTCACCCCCGAGCGGGCCGCGGAACTGGGGATCGAGCTGGTGGACACGGTCCGCGGCATGCTCCCGATGGTCGACTACCTCACGGTCCACACGCCGCTCACCGACGAGACCCGTCATCTCGTGGGCACGGATTCGCTGCCGCTGCTCAAGCGCGGTGTCCGCCTGGTCAACTGTGCCCGCGGCGGCATCTACGACGAGGCGGCGCTCGTCGAGGGGCTGCGCCAGGGGATCATCGGGGGCGTGGCGCTCGACGTCTTCGAGAAGGAGCCGTGCACCGACAGCCCGCTGTTCGGCATGCCGGGCGTGCTCGTCACTCCGCACCTCGGCGCCAGCACGGAGGAGGCGCAGTCGCAGGTGGCGGTCGAGGGAGTGGGCCTGCTGGTCGATTACCTCACCTCCGGCACGATCCGCCACTCGGTCAATGCCGCCGCCATCGACGCGGCCCAGCTGGAGGGGGTGCGGGGGTTCGTCGACCTCGCCTGGCGGCTCGGGCTGTTGCTGTCGCAGATCGACGCCCCGGCGCCGCGCTCCTGCTCGATCGCCTACCGCGGCGAGATCGCGGGGCGCAACACGCGCTTGGTGACCTCCGCATTCGCCGCCGGGCTGCTCGAGTCGGCGATCGAGGACGTCAACATCGTCAACGCCGAGATGCTGCTCCGCGAGCGGGGCATCGACCTTGTCGAGCAGAGCCGCAGCGACCCCGGTGCGTTCAGTTCCGTCGTCGCCGTCGACCTCGTGTCGGGAAACCGGGTCCACCGCGCGGCGGGCACGCTGTTCGGCCACTCGATGCCGCGGCTGGTGCAGCTGGAGGGGCACCGCCTCGAGGCCTACCTCGACGGCATCCTCCTCGTGTTCACCCACCAGGACGTGCCTGGGATCATCGGCCGCGTGGGCACGATTTTCGGCGGGCTGGGGGTCAACATCGCCCAGATGACGGTCGGCCGTGCCGCCCCGGGCGGCGACGCGATCGGGGTCCTCAACCTCGACTCCGCACCGTCTGCGGAAGCCCTGGCGGCAGTGGCCGAGTGCCCCGGGATCAAGTCGGCCCGCGTCGTCACCCTGCCTCCCGCAGGGCGCCTGCCGGGGTGGCTCGTCGGCGCGGGGAACGCCCAGGCGCGGAAGTGA
- a CDS encoding MotA/TolQ/ExbB proton channel family protein — translation MVALPAALVVAPAAAYAQDDAADEAPAEEGESMLVFYYKALGLRYVIVFLVLSFLLVALLVMCFLQIRRQVLIPPALRDGFKAHLDNKEYQQAYELAKADDSYLGRVLAAGMGKLQAGYPAAVEAMQEVEAEESMKLDHKVSYISLIGALAPMFGLLGTVDGMVSAFMVIAKSATAPKPAELAIGISQALITTLIGLWLAIPAIACFALFRNWLQRLNGEVDEEALALMERFESMGTKTARGATGSGAGSAAAAGREDRTHGA, via the coding sequence ATGGTCGCCCTGCCAGCGGCGCTCGTCGTCGCCCCGGCGGCAGCGTACGCCCAGGACGACGCCGCCGACGAGGCCCCAGCCGAGGAAGGCGAGAGCATGCTCGTCTTCTACTACAAGGCGCTCGGGCTGCGGTACGTGATCGTGTTCCTCGTGCTGTCGTTCCTGCTGGTCGCGCTGTTGGTGATGTGTTTCCTGCAGATCCGGCGGCAGGTGCTCATCCCGCCGGCGCTGCGCGACGGATTCAAGGCCCACCTCGACAACAAGGAATACCAGCAGGCCTACGAGCTGGCGAAGGCCGATGATTCCTACCTCGGCCGCGTCCTCGCCGCCGGGATGGGGAAGCTCCAGGCGGGCTACCCTGCCGCGGTCGAGGCGATGCAGGAGGTCGAGGCCGAGGAATCGATGAAGCTCGACCACAAGGTGAGCTACATCTCGCTGATCGGAGCGCTGGCGCCGATGTTCGGCCTGCTCGGCACGGTCGACGGGATGGTGTCGGCGTTCATGGTGATCGCCAAGAGTGCCACCGCCCCGAAGCCGGCGGAGCTGGCGATCGGCATCTCCCAGGCGTTGATCACGACGCTCATCGGCCTGTGGCTGGCGATCCCGGCGATCGCCTGTTTCGCGCTGTTCCGCAACTGGCTCCAGCGGCTCAACGGCGAGGTCGACGAGGAGGCGCTGGCGTTGATGGAACGGTTCGAGAGCATGGGGACGAAGACGGCCCGCGGGGCCACCGGTTCGGGCGCCGGTTCGGCTGCGGCAGCGGGACGCGAGGATCGCACCCATGGCGCGTAG